In Arctopsyche grandis isolate Sample6627 chromosome 13, ASM5162203v2, whole genome shotgun sequence, one DNA window encodes the following:
- the LOC143920852 gene encoding uncharacterized protein LOC143920852 isoform X1 — translation MALSSDVTSIESKETGGKRRRSPCRRVSRTSGRSEMSTFLATIISSSVKKSHIWTSDTSSRVSILLRMNARTSLITTLQAQIVAISVESDSDSSHKTMTPRLQLQLHSLGATVSSIVFRPSLHGQLSWRYDQRSRFGGRSAQSARPRLLFVFRVGRVNISVRYRVGSHHRVPISSALIGRRYWKYSFSIRPVRSEEFLVSLRRSQITEPRG, via the exons ATGGCACTCAGTAGTGATGTAACATCAATCGAATCGAAAGAAACAGGAGGCAAACGTCGCAG ATCACCTTGTCGTCGTGTATCTCGCACATCAGGCAGAAGTGAAATGAGCACGTTTCTCGCCACCATCATTTCATCCTCAGTAAAGAAGTCGCATATTTGGACAAGTGATACTTCATCTAGGGTGTCTATCTTATTGCGTATGAACGCCAGAACTTCGTTAATCACCACTCTACAGGCACAAATCGTGGCCATATCGGTAGAAAG CGACTCCGACTCCTCTCATAAAACCATGACTCCacgactccaactccaacttCACAGTCTAGGAGCAACAGTTTCAAGCATcgtgttccgaccaagtcttcatggtcagctttcgtggcgttacgaccaaaggagccgttttggagggagatcggcgcagAGCGCGCGTCCAcgcctcctattcgttttccgcgtcggtcgagtgaacatctctgttcgctaccgagttggttcccaccaccgagtcccgatcagctcagccttgatcggcagacgatactggaagtacagcttcagtatacgtccggtgagaagtgaggaattcctggtctctcttcgtcgaagtcagatcacggagccacgtggttga
- the LOC143920852 gene encoding uncharacterized protein LOC143920852 isoform X2: protein MSTFLATIISSSVKKSHIWTSDTSSRVSILLRMNARTSLITTLQAQIVAISVESDSDSSHKTMTPRLQLQLHSLGATVSSIVFRPSLHGQLSWRYDQRSRFGGRSAQSARPRLLFVFRVGRVNISVRYRVGSHHRVPISSALIGRRYWKYSFSIRPVRSEEFLVSLRRSQITEPRG, encoded by the exons ATGAGCACGTTTCTCGCCACCATCATTTCATCCTCAGTAAAGAAGTCGCATATTTGGACAAGTGATACTTCATCTAGGGTGTCTATCTTATTGCGTATGAACGCCAGAACTTCGTTAATCACCACTCTACAGGCACAAATCGTGGCCATATCGGTAGAAAG CGACTCCGACTCCTCTCATAAAACCATGACTCCacgactccaactccaacttCACAGTCTAGGAGCAACAGTTTCAAGCATcgtgttccgaccaagtcttcatggtcagctttcgtggcgttacgaccaaaggagccgttttggagggagatcggcgcagAGCGCGCGTCCAcgcctcctattcgttttccgcgtcggtcgagtgaacatctctgttcgctaccgagttggttcccaccaccgagtcccgatcagctcagccttgatcggcagacgatactggaagtacagcttcagtatacgtccggtgagaagtgaggaattcctggtctctcttcgtcgaagtcagatcacggagccacgtggttga